The sequence CTCAAGCTTGCCCTGATGATTGGACCGACcaccttccattagtcttgcttggcattcGTTCGGCCAtgaaggagggcagtggattctcggtagcagacttagtatacggatctagcctagagcttccgggcgaattcttaaccccgACGCCACTcatcacacccccagaccccacttttgttCAGAAATTAtgggcggccatgacaaacattcggcctacaccaccacgccaaccgacaactcgtgctacatatgtgcctcgtgagctccacacaactgaacacgtgtttgtaagaatcgacgctgttcgacgccctctacagtcaccttacgaaaGACCATTTAGAGTagtttctcgaacaccgaagttcttcaccattgaacgccgaggacagcggggAAACATCTCCAgcgatcgccttaaaccagcacactgtgaagctgccccagacatccctccagagacacatccgccaacTACGCCGTTCACTTTtcaaccacagttaccagcagcaccgccagctACGACAATGGACgaccctgtacgacctcccatccTACAACCTCAgttaccagctgcaccaccacctgattctacgacgacggacgatcctgtgcgacctcccaccctacgactccagttagatgacatcagcaaaGAGGAGGACGTTAACTTTGAGGGTTATACaaagcgagcagggcgtacaattcaccgaccagctaggttccttgatcaagtatttttcctttcatttcCTGGGAGGTGGAGTTCTGTAgcaagtagattatcccaataatatactcgctccaaacgcattagcctaatgagagaagGAAAGCTCTTCTTGGTACTAAttatggaactcaaacctttcTCAACTTCCAAAtactattcctgtcaacctttggagaacggTGAGGTGATGCCCGAGCATAAAAGCAGCAGAGTGGCGAATAATAACTCAGGGAGgacgggagagacatctcccgccaacacatcacaaggcgcagtgtggtcacaatgcgactcaaacgtcttaaggtcagagctactccacttgacggtcatgctatcggaagaagcaatactttaaaggtcctgaaggacgtaactggcctcaaacccgctgacattagtcaggaagatgaagatatcgtgctctacttttcatgtgaagaggagctagaaaaactcctcactaacgatgccttttttcgcaaagagcactacctacatcctcacttcccacgtcagttcctggctggAAGAACTGTCTTTATAAGCAGGACTAGCcagtggatcgctgagcgacctcaacatcatatcataaacaatatcgaggacgaaaatccaaacctgtcggtattcaacctagagttctgcaacaccaaCAAAACATCTATGAaaattacgttcaccaccatagctgcggccacccaggctgccacacaaggattctactgcttcggcctaaaaataccaccccaccaaataaaaaaggaacgataccatgagatccagcagtgctttaagtgctacgagctctcccacccgaccaacaagtgtcagcaccctgtccagaggtgcagcctgtgcgcactggaccattactactccatatgcaaggcaacagtccatcactgcttgctctgtgatggcaatcaccccgcaatttcctaccgctgcccccgcagacaggaaatcatcaaggccctggttgaagccaaaagaaacaactcgtctacctcctcgaccagagccccaagcgttcaactcaccaccttagctctcactagtcgaccagaagactttccggtcgtaccaacatgtggctcctcccagcaggcgacacagccttctcaatggggacccaaggtcccacaggctcct is a genomic window of Procambarus clarkii isolate CNS0578487 chromosome 8, FALCON_Pclarkii_2.0, whole genome shotgun sequence containing:
- the LOC138360534 gene encoding uncharacterized protein: MVEHFHRQLKSTLRAQACPDDWTDHLPLVLLGIRSAMKEGSGFSVADLVYGSSLELPGEFLTPTPLITPPDPTFVQKLWAAMTNIRPTPPRQPTTRATYVPRELHTTEHVFVRIDAVRRPLQSPYERPFRVVSRTPKFFTIERRGQRGNISSDRLKPAHCEAAPDIPPETHPPTTPFTFQPQLPAAPPATTMDDPVRPPILQPQLPAAPPPDSTTTDDPVRPPTLRLQLDDISKEEDVNFEGYTKRAGRTIHRPARFLDQLVLKAAVDLSLSHATLGHTCCSKYQTTPSHLYLSVHYYS